TAAAAATGGCAGCAACGCCGCCAGGAATGCATCCGGCGTTTCGATCATCGGCGCATGGCCGCTGTCGGCAATCACCTCCAGCTTGGCGTCGGCTATTCCGGAAGCGAAATGGCGGCCATCGCTGAGCGGTAGCAAGGCGTCGTGCTGGCCCCAGATCACCAGTGTCGGAATGGTGATGGCGCTCAACTGCTTGTCCACAGTTTCATTGAGCAGCGCGGGATTGCGCACCGAGCGGATGGCCCATGCATCGCCTTTCGCCAGGCTCCAGGCCAGGCCGTCACGCAAGGCCTGGTCGGTATGATACGAGGGCGCGTGGAACACGCTTGCCAGCAATTTCTTTTCACCTGCCAGCGATGCGCCGACGATGTTTTGGTTGCCATGAGGCGACGCGGCTAGCTGTCGCTTCATGGTTGCGTACAAGCCGGCGGAATCAGAGAGTACCAACCTGGACGGTTTTGGCAGGGCCAGGGTAGGGCCTGCCGCGATGCCGTTCAAGGCCTGTATCGTGTATTGCGCGGAGATCCAGCCGCCTAGCGACTCACCAACCAGCGTGAAATCGGAAACCTGCTGCTGGCGCAGGAATTCGCCGAGGAAATCAACCCAGGTCTGGATGCCGAAATCGATCTGTGGCTTGTCGGAATTGCCGAATCCTAATTGATCAAGCGCCAGCACCCGATGATTTTGCGCCAGCGGCAGCATCACGCGCCCCCAATCGCCTTTGGCGCTGCTGCCCAGGCCATGCACCAGCACCACTGTCGGGCCGCTACCGATGTCGTAGTAGCGGATCGTGGCGCCGAACAATGTGGCGCTCTTTTGCTCTGGCAAGTCGGACGCTGCGGCTGGCACCAGTGCGCCAATGCCGATTGCGACGGCACAAAACAGGCTTGCCGCAATGTGCCGCCAAGCCGAGTTGGTCTGAAGTGATCGATCGTTCTTTGCGCTGGTGTTATTCATGTGCCCTCTCGGCGATCGGTGGATAGCGGCACGCGCTGAACCAGCCGGCGGCGACAATGCCGCCGGCTCAAGCTAGCCGTGCAACTGCCTGACAGATCAGAAGTTCGAGCGGAACTGCACGCCGAACATGCGTGGATCGTTGATGAACGCGGTCAGGTTGTTGAAATCGATACCGCCCGTGGCCACCACCTTGTT
This DNA window, taken from Collimonas arenae, encodes the following:
- a CDS encoding alpha/beta fold hydrolase; the encoded protein is MNNTSAKNDRSLQTNSAWRHIAASLFCAVAIGIGALVPAAASDLPEQKSATLFGATIRYYDIGSGPTVVLVHGLGSSAKGDWGRVMLPLAQNHRVLALDQLGFGNSDKPQIDFGIQTWVDFLGEFLRQQQVSDFTLVGESLGGWISAQYTIQALNGIAAGPTLALPKPSRLVLSDSAGLYATMKRQLAASPHGNQNIVGASLAGEKKLLASVFHAPSYHTDQALRDGLAWSLAKGDAWAIRSVRNPALLNETVDKQLSAITIPTLVIWGQHDALLPLSDGRHFASGIADAKLEVIADSGHAPMIETPDAFLAALLPFLR